From the genome of Mustela lutreola isolate mMusLut2 chromosome 16, mMusLut2.pri, whole genome shotgun sequence, one region includes:
- the MON1B gene encoding vacuolar fusion protein MON1 homolog B — translation MEAGGDTTAPAPGDAEDLEDTRFPSEEVGEDGEVHEAPPDPGDGDLEKTESETKDQPSSLLSPLPQTEAPSCNCGLWDPAASENSPVGGAESGSGGQGGDPSDEDWRSKRKHVFVLSEAGKPIYSRYGSVEALSTTMGVMTALVSFVQSAGDAIRAIYAEDHKLVFLQQGPLLLVAVSRTPQSAAQLRGELLAVHAQIVSTLTRASVARIFARKQNYDLRRLLAGSERTLDRLLDSVERDPGALLLGAVRCVPLARPLREALGALLRRCTAPGLALSVLAIGGRLVTAAQERTVLAECRLDPADLQLLLDWVGAPAFAAGEAWAPVCLPRFNPDGFFYAYVARLDAMPVCLLLLGTDPEAFHDMATCRRLVEEGMHTLGAMRALGEAASFSNAPSASAPAYSVQAVGAPGLRHFLYKPLDIPDHHRQLPQFTSPELEAPYSREEERQRLSDLYHRLHARLHSASRPLRLIYHVAERETLLAWVTSKFELYTCLSPLVTKAGAILVVTKLLRWVKKEEDRLFIRYPPKYSTPPAAPAASTDQPSHNGLFTGP, via the exons ATGGAGGCTGGAGGAGACACTactgccccagcccctggggaCGCGGAGGACTTGGAGGACACTCGGTTCCCCAGTGAGGAGGTTGGAGAGGATGGAGAGGTTCACGAGGCCCCGCCGGATCCTGGGGACGGGGACCTGGAGAAAACAG AATCCGAGACGAAGGATCAGCCCTCCAGCCTGCTGTCACCACTGCCCCAAACAGAGGCCCCATCATGCAACTGTGGGCTTTGGGATCCTGCAGCCTCAGAGAATAGTCCCGTGGGTGGCGCCGAGAGTGGCTCTGGGGGCCAGGGCGGGGACCCCAGTGACGAGGACTGGCGCAGCAAGCGAAAGCACGTGTTTGTGCTGAGCGAGGCAGGCAAGCCCATCTACTCAAGGTATGGCAGCGTGGAGGCACTGTCGACGACCATGGGTGTGATGACGGCCCTCGTGTCCTTCGTGCAGAGTGCAGGCGATGCCATCCGCGCCATCTACGCTg aggACCACAAGCTGGTGTTCCTACAGCAGGGCCCACTGCTGCTGGTGGCTGTGTCCAGGACTCCTCAGTCGGCAGCCCAGCTCCGCGGGGAGCTGCTAGCCGTGCACGCACAGATCGTGAGCACGTTGACCCGGGCAAGCGTGGCCCGCATCTTCGCGCGCAAGCAGAACTACGACCTCCGCCGCCTGCTGGCCGGTTCGGAGCGCACGCTGGACCGGCTTCTGGACAGTGTGGAGCGGGACCCCGGCGCCCTGCTGTTGGGCGCCGTGCGCTGTGTGCCTCTGGCCCGCCCTCTGCGCGAAGCCCTGGGTGCGCTGCTGCGACGGTGCACGGCGCCCGGCCTGGCCCTCTCGGTGCTGGCCATCGGAGGTCGACTGGTGACGGCGGCCCAGGAGCGGACTGTGTTAGCCGAGTGTCGGCTGGACCCCGCCGACCTGCAGCTGCTGCTCGACTGGGTGGGGGCGCCGGCCTTCGCGGCGGGAGAGGCGTGGGCACCCGTGTGCCTGCCCCGCTTCAATCCGGATGGTTTCTTCTACGCCTACGTGGCGCGCCTGGACGCCATGCCCGTGTGCTTGCTGCTGCTTGGCACTGACCCTGAGGCCTTCCATGACATGGCCACCTGCCGGCGCCTGGTTGAAGAAGGCATGCACACCCTGGGTGCCATGCGGGCTCTGGGGGAGGCTGCCAGCTTCTCCAATGCCCCATCAGCCAGTGCTCCTGCCTACAGCGTGCAGGCTGTGGGGGCACCGGGCCTCCGGCACTTCCTCTATAAGCCACTGGACATCCCCGACCATCACCGCCAGCTGCCCCAGTTTACCAG CCCCGAGCTGGAGGCCCCGTACAGCAGAGAGGAGGAGCGACAGCGCCTGTCCGACCTGTACCACCGTCTGCACGCGCGCCTCCACAGCGCCTCCAGGCCCCTGCGTCTCATTTACCACGTGGCCGAGAGGGAGACGCTGCTGGCCTGG GTGACTTCCAAATTTGAACTCTATACCTGCCTCAGCCCACTGGTGACAAAGGCAGGTGCCATCTTGGTAGTGACCAAACTCCTGCGCTGGGTGAAGAAAGAGGAGGATCGACTCTTCATCCGTTACCCACCCAAGTACTCCACACCCCCTGCTGCCCCAGCGGCCTCTACAGACCAACCTTCCCATAATGGCTTGTTCACTGGACCTTGA